cagtcgcgcaatctcagctcactgcaacctctgcctcccgggttcaagcgattctcctgcctcagcctcctgagtagctgggattacaggcatgcgctaccacacccagctaatttttgtatttttagtagagacggggtttcacgatgttagccaggttgctctcgaactcctgacctcgtgatccgcccacctcaacctcccaaagtgttgggatttcaggcgtgagccactgcgcccagctcctcttaatatttttatagaggcacagtctcactgtgttccccaggctggtctccagctcctgggttcaagcgatctgcccgtgtcagcctctcaaagtgctggcattccagtcatgagccaccacacctgactgggTCTCTGATTTGTTCTCTGCCTTGTTCTCATGCCTCCTGGGCAACCCCCACACTACTCCAGTCCCCTCCACCCCcaaacccccccccccccggTCCCTGGTGCTTACCGGGAAAGACTTAATACTCCAAATCACGACGTTTCTCTCCGGCACATACTTGGCACTGCCCACACTGGTCTTAAATCTGGGGGAGTCGGCATCGCTGGGTACAGGCACAGATATCTCCACACCGTTGGCCACTGACTGTTTCTTAAACTGCCCCTTGGCCTGTCAGGGGAGCGAGCGTGGGGCATGAAGAATTCGCTTGCTCGTCCTTCAAAATTtaccaaaccttttttttttgagacggagtctcgctctgtcgcccaggctggagtacagtggcacgatctcggctggctgtaagctccgcctcccgggttcacgccagtctcctacctcagcctccttagcagctgctactacaggcgcccgccaccacgcccggctaatttttttgtattttcagtagagacggggtttcaccattttagccaggatgttctggatctcctgacctcgtgatccgcccaccctggcctcccaaagtgctgggccctcctttttttttttttttttttttttttgagacggagtctcgctttgtcacacaggctggagtgcagtggcacaatctccgctcatggcaacctccacctcccgggttcaagcaattctcctgcctcagcctcccaagtagctgggattacaggcatgcaccaccacgccctactaattttgtatttttagtagagacagcgtttctccatgttggtcaggctggtctggaacgcctgacctcaggtgatcctactacctctgcctcccaacatgctgggattacaggtatgaaccactgcacccggcctgaaggGGTCATTTTGAATCAGGCAAAGGTGTATGGTGCTGTCCAGATGGAAGGCACCAAGAACAGGGCTTCTCCAGCCTCATGGGTGTGGGCCTGAGCTCTAACAGTTGTTGGCTGTGTACCTGCAGGCAAATGCCTTAACTTCTGTGTACTTCAGttcccccatctgtaaaatggacaggATAAGGGTCCCCACCTTAGGATTGTGGAGGCCTGGGCTGAGAGGGTGGATGAAAGGGCTTGTtgaaaaaagctgggcatggtgggccacacctgtaatcctagcacttggggagatggaggcaggcgtggtggcaggagcctgtaatcccagctgctcgggaggctgaggtaggagaatggcgtgaacccgggaggcagaggttgcagtgagctgagatcgcgccactgcactccagcctgagcgacagagggagactctgtctcaaaaaacaaaacaaacaaacaaacaaacccttcGGTCCATCACAGGagagttattattttatttgataatagactttttttttttctttttttcttttttttttttttttggagatggggtctagctctgtcatccaggctagagtccttgtctcactacaacctcctcctcctggactcaagcaatcctcccacctcagcctcccaactaactggaactacaggcactcaccactttgccaggctaatttttgtattttttgtagaaacagggtttcgccatgttgcccaggctgatctcaaagtcctgggcttaagtgatctaaccaccccagcctcccaaagtgctgggattacaggtgtgagccaccgcacccacccgAGATCATGCATTGTTAATAAGTGTTCCCCCAAGGCCCACCTTGACCATGATCTCCACGCGGCTGTGGGAGAACTTCTCAATGACAGACTCAATCCAGATCAGCGGCTTGACCTGTGGAAAGAAGAAGTGGGGAGTTCTTGGAGACTCCAGGCtcactctcttcttttttttcttttttttttttttttttgagacagagtctcactccttcgcccaggctgaagtgccatggtatgatcttggctcactgcaacctgcacctcccggaTTAAAGCAACTctcggccggacgcggtggctcacacctgtaatcccagcactttgggaggccaaggcgggcggatcacgaggtcaggagatcgagaccatcctggctaacacagtgaaaccccgtctctactaaaaatacaaaaaattagctggacacagtggcatgcacctatagtcccagctactcgggaggctgaggcaggagaatggcgtgaacctgggaggtggagcttgcagtgagccgagatagcgctactgcactctggcctgggcgaaagagccagactccatctcaaaaaaataataataataaaattaaaaaaaaaaaaacaaagcaattctcctgcctcagcctccccagtagctgggattacagcatgtgccaccatgcccagctactttttgtatttttagtagagacagggcttcaccctgttggccaggctgatctcgaactcctgtcctcaagtgatccacccaactcggcctccaaaattgttgggattacaggcatgagccactgcactgggcccagGGTCACTCTTCAGCCTACCCCATCCTACCCCACCCAGATGGGGCTGGACCCTGCCTCACCTGGGTGCTGAGGCGGTAGGACATGAGCTCAAAGTCACCATCAGGCGGGATGAAGGAGATGGTGCGGTCGTTGTCAAAGCGAGAGAGCCGCACGCACTGGTGGAATTTTACATCCTCCAGCTCTACCGATTTGTTCTTGCTGCCTGAAACTCAGAGTGGAGAGTGCAGCGTGACCCTGGGAACCAGGAAAGGATCCCTATCCGCACCTTCCCTGCCGACCACTATCACCTATTTCACATATGGGGAAACTGGGACCCAGAGAGGATGAACAAAAACTGGCAGAGTAGAGCTGGAATCTGAACCTAGTATCTGTACAGGATCtggcttggtttttttttttttttttttttttgagacagagtttcactcttgttgcccagactggagtgcgatggcacgatcttggctcacgcaacctccacctcccgagttcaagtgattctcctgcctcagcctcctgagtagatgggattacaggaatgtgccaccatgcccggataattttgtatttttagtagagacggggtttctccatgttggtcaggctggtctcaaattcctgacctcaggtgatcctccctcctcggcctcccaaagtgctgggattataggcgtgagccactgtacccggcagTGTCTGGCTTTTAAATATGATgctgaggccgggcgtggtggctcatgcctgtaatccccacactttgggaggccgagacgggcggatcacaaggtaaagagatcgagaccatcctggccaacttggtgaaaccccgtctctactaaaaatacaaaaaagttagctgggcgtggtggctggcgcctgtagtcccagctactcaggaggctgaggcaggagaatcacctgaacccaggaggcggaggttgcagtgagccaagatcatgccattgcactccagcctggtgacagagcgagactccatctcaaataaataaataaataaataaataaataagatgctgagccaggcacagtagttcacccctgtaatcctagcactttgggaggattacttgaggccaggagtttagaccagcctgggcaacatagcgagacccccatctctataaaaaatttaaaaagtaggtggtccatgcctgtggtcccagctactcgagaggctgaggtgggaagatcagttgagcctcggaggtcaaggctgcaatgagctatgatcacaccactgcactccaggctgggtgacacagcgagaccccatcccaaaataaataaataaataaacaaataaataagatgcTATTCTGTCTCCTCCTCCCAGTAGGATGTCATCTCTGTAAGAACGctggtttgtctttttcttcactGCTGTGTCCTCAGAGCCTAAAACTGTGCCTGGCACCCAATAGTCGCTCAATCATGAAACAGCCTTTGCGAAGTCAACAAATGGCTGCAATACTGGCCGTGACCAGCAGATGGTGAGCGAGCGCTTATTTAAAAACGGGCTGAGATTCTCTTAAGTCCCCACGTGGGCCGGGTTTGCGACTCCCCTGTGCACTTCTCAGAAGAAAGGTCCCCTAAATGCTTACGGCCAGTGAGCTCGAAAAGCACGCGGTCATTGAGGCCCAGCCGCAGCTCTGGCATTCCCGACAGAAACACCTTGAGCTTGATGGTACCGACGATTTCGCTCAGAAGGACGCTGCCGTTGGCATTGACCTGAGGGAGGACGTTGGGGATAGTCAGCAGGCATCCAACTCCGTCTCCCGCAGCCAGGCCGTGGAAGGGGTGCCGGGGAGGTGTGCGGGCTCACCAGCAGGTTGACAGACTCTATGACATCAATGAAGACCTCGTTCTTCTTATACTTGATACCCTCAGAGCGCCAGGACACAGCGTTGGTGACAGTGGGTGGCACCCGTGACTTGCCCGTCTCCAGCTTGTTGCTCTGCTGAGTGATGTACCTGGAGGGAGGGCGGCAGGGACAAGCAGCTGGACCCAGGGACACCTCCGTGGACCTCCTCCAGTTCCTTACACCCACAGTCCAGCCCATGGCTGCCCCCAGGGGTCCACTCACTCCTGCAGGATCTTGCTGTCGGTGGTCTGCGGGAAGCCGAAGTCCATGAGCTCGTCCAGCAACTCGTAGACGATGACAAAGTTGTCCCGGATGctct
This portion of the Pongo abelii isolate AG06213 chromosome 20, NHGRI_mPonAbe1-v2.0_pri, whole genome shotgun sequence genome encodes:
- the AP1M2 gene encoding AP-1 complex subunit mu-2 isoform X1, whose amino-acid sequence is MSKIEHFMPLLVQREEEGALAPLLSHGQVHFLWIKHSNLYLVATTSKNANASLVYSFLYKTIEVFCEYFKELEEESIRDNFVIVYELLDELMDFGFPQTTDSKILQEYITQQSNKLETGKSRVPPTVTNAVSWRSEGIKYKKNEVFIDVIESVNLLVNANGSVLLSEIVGTIKLKVFLSGMPELRLGLNDRVLFELTGLSGSKNKSVELEDVKFHQCVRLSRFDNDRTISFIPPDGDFELMSYRLSTQVKPLIWIESVIEKFSHSRVEIMVKAKGQFKKQSVANGVEISVPVPSDADSPRFKTSVGSAKYVPERNVVIWSIKSFPGGKEYLMRAHFGLPSVEKEEVEGRPPIGVKFEIPYFTVSGIQVRYMKIIEKSGYQALPWVRYITQSGDYQLRTS
- the AP1M2 gene encoding AP-1 complex subunit mu-2 isoform X2; this translates as MSASAVFILDVKGKPLISRNYKGDVAMSKIEHFMPLLVQREEEGALAPLLSHGQVHFLWIKHSNLYLVATTSKNANASLVYSFLYKTIEVFCEYFKELEEESIRDNFVIVYELLDELMDFGFPQTTDSKILQEYITQQSNKLETGKSRVPPTVTNAVSWRSEGIKYKKNEVFIDVIESVNLLVNANGSVLLSEIVGTIKLKVFLSGMPELRLGLNDRVLFELTGLSGSKNKSVELEDVKFHQCVRLSRFDNDRTISFIPPDGDFELMSYRLSTQVKPLIWIESVIEKFSHSRVEIMVKAKGQFKKQSVANGVEISVPVPSDADSPRFKTSVGSAKYVPERNVVIWSIKSFPGGKEYLMRAHFGLPSVEKEEVEGRPPIGVKFEIPYFTVSGIQVRYMKIIEKSGYQALPWVRYITQSGDYQLRTS
- the AP1M2 gene encoding AP-1 complex subunit mu-2 isoform X3; its protein translation is MSASAVFILDVKGKPLISRNYKGDVAMSKIEHFMPLLVQREEEGALAPLLSHGQVHFLWIKHSNLYLVATTSKNANASLVYSFLYKTIEVFCEYFKELEEESIRDNFVIVYELLDELMDFGFPQTTDSKILQEYITQQSNKLETGKSRVPPTVTNAVSWRSEGIKYKKNEVFIDVIESVNLLVNANGSVLLSEIVGTIKLKVFLSGMPELRLGLNDRVLFELTGRSKNKSVELEDVKFHQCVRLSRFDNDRTISFIPPDGDFELMSYRLSTQVKPLIWIESVIEKFSHSRVEIMVKAKGQFKKQSVANGVEISVPVPSDADSPRFKTSVGSAKYVPERNVVIWSIKSFPGGKEYLMRAHFGLPSVEKEEVEGRPPIGVKFEIPYFTVSGIQVRYMKIIEKSGYQALPWVRYITQSGDYQLRTS